The sequence AAGGCCGCGCTCGCGCTGCGCTGGGCGGTGGAGGAGATGGAGCGCCGCTACCAGATGCTGTCCGAGGCGGGCGTGCGCAACATCGCCGGCTTCAACAAGCTGGTGGAGACGCAGGCGTCGGAGGAGAAGCCCGCCCCCGCGCCCGCCGCGAAGAAGAAGGCCAAGCCCAAGAAGATGTTCGTCGTGGACGTGGAGGGCAGCACCGTGCCCGCCCCCGCTTCCGCCAGCGACGGGCTGGGCGTGGCGGCGCCGCGCGAGGACGACGAGGACCTGCGTGAGGCCATCGTCTCCGAGCCCGCCCCGAACATGGAGGCCGACGGCGAGGAGGACGCGGAGTTCGAGGAGGACGGCGAGGAGTCCACTCCGGCGGAGGCCGCGTCCCCGGAGAAGAAGGAGCTCAAGAAGCTGCCCTACATCGTCGTCATCATCGACGAGCTCGCGGACCTCATGATGGTCGCGAGCCGCGAGGTGGAGACCTACGTCGCGCGCCTGGCGCAGATGGCGCGCGCCGCCGGCATCCACCTGATGGTCGCGACGCAGCGCCCGTCCACGGACGTCGTCACCGGCATCATCAAGGCCAACTTCCCCACGCGCATCAGCTTCATGCTGCGCTCGAAGCCGGACTCGATGACGATTCTCGGTACGGTCGGCGCGGAGGCCCTGCTGGGCATGGGCGACATGCTCATCATGCCGCCCACGAGCGCGCACCTGCAGCGCGTGCACGGCGCCTACGTCTCCGAGCACGAAATCAAGAAGGCGGTGGACCACCTCAAGGCCCAGGGCAAGCCCGTCTTCGACGAGTCCATCCTCAAGCCGCGCGACGAGGAGGGCGAGGGCGGCGGTGGCGAGGAGGACGAGCTGTCCGACGAGCTCTACGACCAGGCGCTCGCGGCGGTCAGCGAGATGCGCTCCGTCTCCATCTCCATGCTCCAGCGCAAGATGCGCATCGGCTACAACCGCGCGGCGCGCATGATTGAGCGCATGGAGCGCGACGGCGTGGTGGGCCCCGCGGACGGCGCCAAGCCTCGCGAGGTCCTGCTGCGCGGCCTGGGCGACATGCCCGGCGCCGGGGCGATGTAGGCCCGCCACCACCGCTTCAAGGCCTCCGGGAACGGACACCCGTCTCCCGGAGGTTCTTTCCGAATGATTGTCGCCATCTCCCGCTTCCGCGCGTCCCCCGAAGAGGCCGACGGCTGGGTCCAGCGGCTCCAGGAGCGCTCGCGGCGCGTGGATGGCTACGCGGGCTTCCTGGGCCTGGAGGTGCTGCGCTCGTTCGAGCGCTCGCCTGAAATCCTGCTCGT comes from Corallococcus macrosporus and encodes:
- a CDS encoding antibiotic biosynthesis monooxygenase family protein; the encoded protein is MIVAISRFRASPEEADGWVQRLQERSRRVDGYAGFLGLEVLRSFERSPEILLVTRWRDRDAMKAYFQSEDFQRAKGASASQEDATFTMYEVVAT